A part of Pararhizobium sp. A13 genomic DNA contains:
- a CDS encoding bifunctional allantoicase/(S)-ureidoglycine aminohydrolase, giving the protein MNRTYYAPTGGAPPQTQLLTDRAVFTEAYAIIPKGVMMDIVASYLPYWDSTRAWVLSRPLSGFSETFSQSIMEVGPGGGSDRPEPDTGAEGVLFVVEGELTVTLDGKVHQMSPGGYAFIPPASAWSVRNTGDKPVRFHWIRKIYEAVDGLDVPPALFLNEADITPAPMPGTDGKWATTRFVDTADLRHDMHVTIVTFEPGAVIPFAETHVMEHGLYVLEGKAVYRLNQDWVEVEAGDYMWLRAFCPQACYAGGPGKFRYLLYKDVNRHMKLRPRA; this is encoded by the coding sequence ATGAACCGCACTTACTACGCCCCCACGGGCGGCGCTCCGCCGCAGACGCAGTTGCTTACCGATCGCGCCGTCTTCACCGAGGCCTATGCCATCATCCCCAAGGGCGTGATGATGGATATCGTCGCCAGTTACCTGCCCTATTGGGACAGCACCCGGGCGTGGGTTCTGTCGCGGCCGCTCTCCGGTTTTTCCGAGACCTTCTCGCAAAGCATCATGGAAGTGGGGCCGGGGGGCGGCAGCGACCGGCCGGAACCGGATACGGGCGCCGAGGGCGTTCTGTTCGTCGTGGAGGGTGAGCTGACCGTGACGCTGGACGGCAAGGTTCATCAGATGTCACCCGGCGGTTACGCTTTCATTCCGCCGGCAAGCGCCTGGTCGGTGCGCAACACCGGCGACAAGCCCGTGCGGTTCCATTGGATACGTAAGATCTACGAGGCCGTCGATGGTCTCGACGTGCCGCCTGCGTTGTTCCTCAACGAAGCGGATATCACGCCGGCCCCGATGCCGGGCACCGACGGAAAATGGGCGACGACGCGCTTCGTCGATACCGCGGATCTGCGCCACGACATGCATGTGACGATCGTCACCTTCGAACCGGGCGCGGTGATCCCCTTTGCCGAAACCCATGTCATGGAGCATGGCCTCTACGTGCTGGAAGGCAAGGCCGTCTACCGGCTCAATCAGGATTGGGTCGAGGTCGAGGCCGGGGATTATATGTGGCTGCGCGCCTTCTGCCCGCAGGCCTGTTATGCGGGCGGTCCCGGTAAATTCCGCTACCTGCTCTACAAGGATGTCAACCGCCACATGAAACTCAGGCCGCGGGCCTGA
- a CDS encoding group 1 truncated hemoglobin, with product MTQAVSTFITRRSVVAGPTLAAASVAVLAGTDNLRANQSMPEKSLYERLGGVFAIAAVVDHFSDAVVKNPVVGQQSKNPQLREWHTKNLERLPGLKFMRTLWVCDVSGGPFQFTATKPGTTPLGLEEAHRDLRISSEEFDEVAAELARTLDFFKVPKREKDEVLAAFAAHKDEVTAG from the coding sequence ATGACACAGGCTGTTTCGACTTTTATCACAAGACGAAGTGTGGTCGCAGGCCCAACGCTGGCCGCCGCTTCCGTCGCTGTTTTGGCAGGGACGGATAATTTGCGGGCCAACCAATCCATGCCTGAGAAAAGTCTGTACGAGCGTCTGGGCGGCGTCTTCGCTATTGCGGCGGTGGTGGATCACTTCAGCGACGCCGTCGTGAAAAACCCCGTCGTCGGCCAACAGTCCAAGAACCCGCAGCTGCGGGAATGGCACACCAAGAACCTGGAAAGGTTGCCCGGTCTGAAGTTCATGCGGACGCTGTGGGTCTGCGACGTTTCGGGTGGGCCCTTCCAGTTCACGGCCACCAAGCCCGGCACGACGCCGCTCGGTCTTGAGGAGGCCCACCGCGATCTCCGAATCTCCTCCGAAGAATTCGATGAGGTGGCAGCGGAACTCGCGCGGACCCTGGACTTCTTCAAGGTCCCGAAACGCGAGAAGGATGAAGTCCTGGCAGCCTTCGCGGCCCACAAAGACGAGGTCACCGCCGGCTAG
- a CDS encoding nitronate monooxygenase family protein produces MSLPAILNGTTRLPVVAAPLFIISHPALTIAQCKAGVVGSFPALNARPEAQLDEWLAEITEELTAHNARNPSSPAAPFAVNQIVHKSNKRLEHDLMLCVKYKVPIVISSLGAVPEVNAAIHSYGGIVLHDVINNRHANSAIRKGADGLIAVAAGAGGHAGTLSPFALIQEIRTWFDGPLLLSGAISTGGAVLAAQAMGADMAYIGSSFIATTEARASDAYKQMIVDSSAGDILYSNYFTGIHGNYLKPSIIAAGMDPEQLPEADPSKMDFETATAGAKAWKDIWGCGQGIGAVTEIVPVTSLVDRLAREYDEARQRLSL; encoded by the coding sequence TTGTCATTGCCAGCCATTCTCAACGGCACCACGCGGCTGCCCGTCGTCGCAGCCCCCCTGTTCATCATCTCGCATCCGGCGCTGACGATCGCCCAGTGCAAGGCAGGCGTCGTCGGCTCGTTTCCGGCGCTCAATGCCCGGCCGGAAGCACAGCTGGATGAGTGGCTGGCCGAGATCACCGAAGAGCTGACTGCCCACAACGCCCGCAATCCCAGCAGCCCGGCCGCACCCTTCGCCGTCAATCAGATCGTCCACAAGTCCAACAAGCGGCTCGAGCACGATCTGATGCTCTGCGTCAAATACAAGGTCCCGATCGTCATTTCGTCGCTCGGCGCCGTTCCCGAGGTCAATGCGGCGATCCATTCCTACGGTGGCATCGTGCTGCACGACGTCATCAACAATCGACACGCCAATTCCGCGATCCGCAAGGGCGCCGACGGATTGATCGCAGTTGCCGCCGGCGCCGGCGGCCATGCCGGAACGCTCTCTCCCTTCGCCCTCATCCAGGAAATCCGCACATGGTTCGACGGGCCGCTTCTGCTCTCGGGCGCCATTTCCACCGGTGGCGCTGTGCTTGCCGCACAGGCGATGGGCGCCGACATGGCCTATATCGGCTCGTCCTTCATCGCCACCACCGAAGCGCGCGCCAGCGACGCCTATAAACAGATGATCGTCGACAGCAGTGCGGGCGATATCCTCTATTCCAACTATTTCACCGGTATCCATGGCAATTATCTAAAACCCTCGATCATTGCCGCCGGCATGGATCCGGAGCAACTGCCGGAGGCCGATCCTTCCAAGATGGACTTCGAGACCGCAACGGCCGGCGCCAAGGCCTGGAAGGATATCTGGGGCTGTGGCCAAGGCATCGGCGCCGTCACCGAGATCGTGCCCGTCACTTCTTTGGTCGATCGGCTTGCGCGCGAATATGACGAGGCGCGCCAGAGACTGTCGCTCTAA
- a CDS encoding biotin transporter BioY, producing MSGLETAIRHALERSDRTNSETRARIYQSARNALEAGLRKQDVHDPNVIAQQRHRLEAIIHAIEVEERAALKAASVPPPVSIDTGSGRSNAASAELDDGIHMPPERGPAEGVSPVVDGGLAGLRPERREASRAPEAAAVEPVSGKRGRGVKVVPPKPRRRKRGSFLSFVMVVTTLVAAFGTAAWWVQTSGLLKSAAERDTSVANPPSTVQSEDFDGAEGLKTLGSESGFSGDWVEVFKPADQANVTAGNRASADPVSDENGQRLRITSATADADGNVLIEIPASVLGQISGKTSTVALSVQSDAGKQTQFAVECDFSSLGDCGRHRFTVNEEKSDMLFKVTFDRSLAPSAPGHMLINSDVTGAGNSLSLFAVRILPGQ from the coding sequence GTGAGCGGACTGGAAACTGCCATCAGACATGCGCTGGAGCGCTCCGACCGGACGAATTCCGAAACACGCGCGCGCATCTACCAGTCGGCGCGAAACGCGCTCGAGGCGGGTCTCAGGAAGCAGGACGTGCATGATCCGAACGTGATCGCACAGCAGCGCCATCGCCTTGAAGCAATCATCCACGCCATCGAGGTGGAGGAGCGCGCAGCGCTGAAGGCTGCCTCCGTGCCGCCACCGGTCAGCATTGATACCGGCAGTGGTAGGAGCAATGCCGCGTCGGCGGAACTCGATGACGGAATTCACATGCCGCCGGAACGGGGGCCGGCCGAAGGCGTCAGCCCCGTCGTTGATGGTGGCCTTGCCGGTCTGCGTCCCGAACGCCGTGAGGCAAGCCGCGCACCAGAGGCCGCCGCCGTCGAGCCGGTCTCCGGCAAGCGCGGCAGAGGTGTCAAGGTTGTCCCGCCAAAACCCCGCCGCCGCAAGCGCGGCAGTTTCCTGTCCTTCGTCATGGTCGTGACGACCCTCGTCGCCGCCTTCGGAACGGCCGCTTGGTGGGTGCAAACCAGCGGACTTCTGAAATCTGCCGCAGAGCGCGATACCAGCGTCGCCAATCCGCCCTCGACGGTGCAGTCCGAGGATTTCGACGGCGCAGAAGGCCTGAAGACGCTTGGAAGCGAGTCGGGCTTCTCCGGCGACTGGGTCGAGGTTTTCAAGCCCGCCGACCAAGCCAACGTCACGGCTGGCAACCGCGCCTCGGCCGATCCGGTCAGCGACGAGAATGGGCAGCGCCTGCGCATCACCTCCGCGACGGCGGACGCGGACGGCAATGTCCTCATCGAGATTCCGGCTTCGGTGCTCGGGCAGATTTCCGGCAAGACGTCGACGGTCGCGCTCAGCGTCCAGTCGGATGCAGGCAAGCAGACCCAGTTCGCCGTCGAATGCGATTTCTCCTCGCTCGGCGATTGTGGGCGCCATCGGTTCACGGTGAACGAGGAAAAGAGCGACATGCTGTTCAAGGTGACGTTCGATCGTAGCTTGGCGCCAAGCGCACCCGGCCATATGCTGATCAACAGCGACGTGACCGGCGCCGGCAACAGCCTCAGCCTGTTCGCCGTGCGTATTCTTCCCGGGCAATAA
- the ppk2 gene encoding polyphosphate kinase 2 has product MAEIEKNQPVELVVNGKQRVFDIDNPELPDWIDRQALASGDYPYDKKLDDDAYDALLEKLQIELVKVQFWQQATGKRVMAIFEGRDAAGKGGAIYATRSYMNPRSARVVALTKPTETEKGQWYYQRYVTHFPTAGEFVMFDRSWYNRGGVEPVMGFCTPEQHAHFLKQTPRFEKLITGDGIHFFKFWLDIGREMQLKRFHDRRHDPLKVWKLSPMDIAALTKWDLYTEARDQMLVQTHTEHAPWTVVRTNDKRRARLNLIRYMLKTLDYDGKDEGAIGEIDNKILGFGPGFVK; this is encoded by the coding sequence ATGGCAGAAATTGAGAAAAATCAGCCGGTCGAACTCGTCGTCAACGGCAAACAGCGCGTTTTCGATATCGATAATCCTGAATTGCCGGATTGGATCGACAGGCAAGCGCTGGCCTCAGGCGACTATCCCTACGACAAGAAACTCGACGACGATGCCTATGACGCCCTGCTGGAAAAGCTGCAGATCGAACTCGTCAAGGTACAGTTCTGGCAGCAGGCAACCGGCAAACGCGTGATGGCGATTTTCGAGGGCCGCGATGCCGCCGGAAAGGGCGGCGCGATCTATGCGACGCGATCCTACATGAACCCGCGCTCCGCGCGCGTGGTGGCGCTGACCAAGCCGACGGAAACGGAGAAGGGCCAGTGGTACTACCAGCGCTATGTCACGCATTTCCCGACAGCCGGCGAATTCGTCATGTTCGACCGCTCCTGGTACAACCGCGGCGGCGTCGAGCCGGTCATGGGCTTCTGCACGCCGGAGCAGCATGCACATTTTCTCAAACAGACGCCGCGATTTGAAAAGCTGATCACCGGCGACGGTATTCATTTCTTCAAATTCTGGCTGGATATCGGCCGCGAGATGCAGTTGAAACGGTTCCACGACCGGCGCCACGATCCGCTGAAGGTCTGGAAGCTCTCGCCGATGGATATCGCCGCGCTGACGAAATGGGATCTCTACACCGAGGCCCGCGACCAGATGCTCGTACAAACCCATACCGAGCACGCGCCGTGGACGGTCGTGCGCACCAACGACAAGCGCCGCGCCCGCCTCAACCTGATCCGCTATATGCTGAAGACGCTTGACTATGACGGCAAGGACGAGGGCGCGATCGGTGAGATCGACAACAAGATTCTCGGTTTCGGACCGGGCTTTGTGAAGTAG
- a CDS encoding substrate-binding domain-containing protein produces MKALKLTVAALVASAAFAGVAIARDQIQVAGSSTVLPYAKIVAETFGETFPDFKTPIVESGGTGGGLKEFCKGVGPETIDIANASRKIKDSELETCKAAGVTEIQEVKIGYDGIVFATDAGNADLKLVPQDLYLALAAEVVVDGKLVANPYKKWSEVNKDLPDVEIAAYIPGEKHGTREVFEEKILAAGCKAAGAIDVIKGLVADEKEAAKKCVAVRKDGLAVDIDGDYTETLARIASNKNGIGVFGLAFFENNADKLKVATVNGIVPSVETIASGEYPVSRPLFFYVKKAHLGVIPGLKEYVEFFLDDQMIGPDSPLAAYGLVSAPDAEREEGRKAFEAGNML; encoded by the coding sequence ATGAAAGCCTTGAAACTCACTGTTGCAGCTTTGGTTGCATCCGCCGCTTTTGCAGGCGTTGCGATTGCCCGCGACCAGATCCAGGTTGCCGGTTCCTCGACGGTTCTGCCTTACGCAAAGATCGTCGCTGAAACCTTCGGCGAAACCTTCCCCGACTTCAAGACCCCGATCGTTGAATCGGGCGGCACCGGTGGCGGCCTGAAGGAATTCTGCAAGGGCGTTGGCCCGGAAACGATCGACATCGCCAATGCTTCGCGCAAGATCAAGGACAGCGAACTCGAGACCTGCAAGGCTGCCGGTGTCACCGAGATCCAGGAAGTCAAGATCGGTTATGACGGCATCGTCTTCGCAACCGACGCAGGCAACGCCGACCTGAAGCTGGTTCCGCAGGACCTCTACCTCGCTCTGGCCGCTGAAGTCGTCGTCGACGGCAAGCTCGTTGCCAACCCCTACAAGAAGTGGTCGGAAGTCAACAAGGACCTTCCGGACGTTGAAATCGCTGCTTACATCCCGGGCGAGAAGCACGGCACCCGCGAAGTCTTCGAAGAAAAGATCCTGGCTGCTGGCTGCAAGGCCGCCGGCGCTATCGACGTCATCAAGGGCCTCGTTGCCGATGAAAAGGAAGCCGCCAAGAAGTGCGTCGCAGTCCGCAAGGACGGCCTGGCTGTCGACATCGACGGCGACTACACCGAAACGCTTGCTCGCATCGCTTCCAACAAGAACGGCATCGGCGTCTTCGGTCTCGCCTTCTTTGAAAACAACGCCGACAAGCTGAAGGTCGCAACCGTTAACGGCATCGTTCCATCGGTCGAAACGATCGCTTCCGGCGAATATCCGGTTTCCCGCCCGCTGTTCTTCTACGTCAAGAAGGCGCATCTCGGCGTGATCCCGGGCCTCAAGGAATATGTCGAGTTCTTCCTTGACGACCAGATGATCGGCCCGGACAGCCCGCTCGCAGCCTATGGCCTGGTTTCGGCTCCGGACGCTGAGCGCGAAGAAGGCCGCAAGGCTTTCGAAGCCGGCAACATGCTCTAA
- the pstC gene encoding phosphate ABC transporter permease subunit PstC, producing MNTSFIFLLILIVGFAAYLAGRSRALATSNGKLSVLHSLPGYHGTYAAICAIIPAAIVLAVWAVAAPAYIDSSVRGALPETVLSQGVATTELALGQVKSVANGLKLLDDAELAALNNGSANLREVLAAKGVPLAGDGEAYMIKSATQFNQMTATSRVLMAVVVLLISVAGAVFALRGISAPFRARNQVERVMLWTLMLASSIAILTTIGIVGSMLSEAIRFFNSVSPVSFFFGTVWDPRFAAAGSEATQGQFGLLPLLAGTLYIAFVAMLFAVPIGLFAAIYMSEYARPAVRSIAKPLLEILAGIPTIVYGFFALVTVGPFLRDISAQLNGLVTGNYVSFIQAQSVLTAGIVMGIMLIPFVSSLSDDIITQVPRALRDGSLGLGATRSETIKKVVLPAALPGIVGALLLTASRAVGETMIVVLAAGVAARMQLNPFEAMTTVTVKIVNQLTGDLEFNSPQTLVAFALGITLFCITLCLNIYALYIVRKYREQYE from the coding sequence ATGAACACATCATTTATATTTTTGCTTATTTTGATTGTTGGCTTCGCGGCCTATCTCGCCGGGCGCTCCCGGGCTCTCGCGACTTCGAACGGCAAGCTCTCGGTTCTCCATTCTCTTCCTGGATATCACGGTACCTATGCGGCGATCTGCGCGATCATCCCGGCGGCGATTGTTCTTGCCGTCTGGGCAGTGGCCGCGCCGGCCTACATCGATAGCAGCGTGCGCGGCGCACTCCCGGAAACGGTGCTGAGCCAGGGTGTGGCAACCACCGAGCTCGCGCTCGGCCAGGTGAAGTCCGTTGCCAACGGTTTGAAGCTGCTGGATGACGCGGAATTGGCCGCGCTCAACAATGGTTCAGCCAATCTGCGCGAAGTGTTGGCCGCAAAAGGTGTTCCGCTTGCCGGCGACGGCGAAGCCTACATGATCAAATCCGCCACGCAGTTCAATCAGATGACTGCGACAAGTCGCGTTTTGATGGCGGTCGTGGTTCTCCTGATCTCCGTTGCCGGTGCCGTCTTCGCGCTGCGCGGCATCTCCGCGCCCTTCCGCGCCCGCAATCAGGTCGAGCGTGTCATGCTTTGGACGCTGATGCTCGCCTCATCCATCGCCATCCTGACGACGATCGGCATCGTCGGCTCGATGCTGTCGGAAGCGATCCGCTTCTTCAATTCGGTTTCGCCGGTCAGTTTCTTTTTCGGCACCGTCTGGGATCCGCGTTTCGCTGCCGCTGGCAGCGAGGCGACGCAAGGCCAGTTCGGCCTCTTGCCGCTCCTCGCAGGCACGCTCTACATCGCTTTCGTCGCCATGCTCTTTGCGGTGCCGATCGGGCTCTTCGCGGCGATCTACATGTCCGAATATGCACGGCCTGCGGTCCGCTCGATCGCCAAGCCGCTGCTTGAAATCCTGGCCGGCATCCCGACCATCGTCTACGGCTTCTTCGCGCTCGTCACGGTCGGCCCGTTCCTGCGTGATATTTCCGCCCAGCTGAACGGCCTCGTCACCGGCAACTACGTCTCCTTCATTCAGGCGCAGAGCGTTCTGACCGCCGGTATCGTCATGGGCATCATGCTCATCCCGTTCGTGTCCTCGCTTTCCGATGACATCATCACCCAGGTGCCGCGTGCCCTGCGCGACGGCTCGCTCGGGCTCGGAGCCACCCGGTCGGAAACGATCAAGAAGGTCGTTCTGCCGGCAGCACTCCCGGGCATCGTCGGCGCGCTGCTTCTCACCGCATCGCGTGCCGTCGGTGAAACCATGATCGTGGTGCTTGCGGCTGGTGTTGCCGCGCGCATGCAGCTCAATCCCTTCGAAGCGATGACGACGGTGACCGTCAAGATCGTCAATCAGCTGACCGGCGACCTTGAGTTCAACTCGCCGCAGACGCTAGTGGCTTTCGCGCTCGGGATCACGCTGTTCTGCATCACGCTCTGCCTCAACATCTATGCACTCTATATTGTGCGCAAATATCGGGAACAGTACGAATGA
- the pstA gene encoding phosphate ABC transporter permease PstA yields the protein MTEIVSSSSPAFVRPAVARRDIGIKRRYAAERRFRAYGMAAILTGLFFLFVLLWTVISNGYTAFQQTTITLPIEFAEKVIDPKNERTTNPSKLMTANYPLLVRDALVKALGIDPANRAQVKRATDMVSASARIQLRDIVIANPSVIGTTVNVPLLAEGNIDSANKGQIDLKVEESKRKVNDQQIGWMKTLTDSGAMTKDFNTGIFTFGASSRPEAAGIGVAALGSLYMMLIVLALALPIGVAASIYLEEFAPKNRLTDLIEVNINNLAAVPSIVYGLLGLSIFINFAGMPRSAALVGGLVLTLMTLPTIIIATRAALKAVPPSIRAAALGLGASKMQTIFHHVLPLAMPGVLTGTIIGLAHALGETAPLLLIGMVAFVVDFPGSPMEPSTALPVQIYMWANEAERAFVERTSGAIIILLIFLVVMNLGAILLRRRFERRW from the coding sequence ATGACCGAGATCGTTTCCTCTTCGTCCCCCGCCTTCGTGCGCCCCGCTGTAGCCAGACGCGATATCGGCATCAAGCGCCGCTACGCCGCCGAACGCCGCTTCCGTGCCTATGGCATGGCGGCGATCCTCACCGGCCTGTTCTTCCTGTTCGTCCTTCTCTGGACGGTCATTTCGAACGGCTACACGGCCTTTCAGCAGACCACGATCACGCTGCCGATCGAGTTTGCCGAAAAGGTCATCGACCCGAAGAACGAGCGTACGACAAACCCGTCCAAGCTGATGACGGCCAACTATCCGCTCCTGGTGCGTGACGCCCTCGTCAAGGCGCTCGGCATCGACCCGGCCAATAGGGCTCAGGTCAAGAGGGCCACGGACATGGTTTCGGCCAGTGCCCGCATCCAGTTGCGCGACATCGTCATTGCCAATCCTTCGGTGATCGGCACCACCGTGAACGTGCCGCTGCTTGCCGAAGGCAACATCGACAGCGCCAACAAGGGCCAGATCGATCTCAAGGTCGAGGAATCCAAGCGCAAGGTCAACGACCAGCAGATCGGCTGGATGAAGACGCTGACCGACAGCGGTGCGATGACGAAGGACTTCAATACGGGTATCTTCACCTTCGGCGCCTCGAGCCGCCCGGAAGCGGCCGGCATCGGTGTGGCCGCCCTCGGCTCGCTCTACATGATGCTGATCGTGCTTGCATTGGCGCTGCCGATCGGCGTCGCCGCGTCCATCTATCTCGAAGAGTTCGCGCCGAAGAACCGGTTGACCGACCTCATCGAGGTCAACATCAACAACCTCGCCGCCGTCCCGTCGATCGTCTACGGTCTGCTTGGTCTGTCGATCTTCATCAACTTTGCCGGAATGCCGCGCTCGGCAGCGTTGGTGGGCGGCCTGGTACTGACGCTGATGACCCTTCCGACGATCATCATCGCCACCCGCGCGGCGCTGAAGGCCGTGCCGCCATCGATCCGCGCGGCTGCCCTCGGCCTCGGCGCCTCGAAGATGCAGACCATCTTCCACCACGTGTTGCCGCTCGCCATGCCAGGCGTGCTGACCGGCACGATCATCGGTCTTGCGCACGCGCTCGGCGAAACTGCGCCGCTGCTCCTGATCGGCATGGTGGCCTTCGTTGTCGATTTTCCCGGTTCGCCGATGGAACCCTCTACCGCGTTGCCTGTGCAGATCTACATGTGGGCCAATGAAGCTGAACGTGCATTTGTCGAACGCACCTCGGGCGCAATCATCATTCTGTTGATTTTCCTCGTGGTTATGAACCTTGGCGCAATCCTGTTGCGGCGTCGCTTTGAGCGTCGCTGGTAG
- the pstB gene encoding phosphate ABC transporter ATP-binding protein PstB, translating into MNMMSEAAVEKALDQKMNTVPFKMIGKDVSVYYGEKRALFDVNLNVRENTVTALIGPSGCGKSTFLRTLNRMNDTIDNCRVTGKITLDEDDIYDPNIDVVELRARVGMVFQKPNPFPKSIYENVSYGPRIHGLARSKSDFDQIVEQSLQKAGLWNEVKDRLQEPGTGLSGGQQQRLCIARAVAVSPEVILMDEPCSALDPIATAKVEELIHELRANFTIVIVTHSMQQAARVSQRTAMFHLGNLVEENDTDKMFTNPDDQRTQDYIMGRFG; encoded by the coding sequence ATGAACATGATGTCAGAAGCAGCAGTTGAAAAGGCGCTGGATCAGAAAATGAACACCGTTCCCTTCAAGATGATCGGTAAGGATGTTTCGGTCTATTACGGCGAGAAGCGCGCGCTTTTCGACGTGAACCTCAACGTTCGTGAAAACACGGTCACGGCCCTGATCGGCCCGTCCGGCTGCGGCAAGTCGACCTTCCTGCGCACCTTGAACCGCATGAACGATACCATCGACAACTGCCGGGTCACCGGCAAGATCACGCTCGACGAGGACGATATCTACGATCCGAATATCGACGTCGTCGAACTGCGTGCCCGCGTCGGCATGGTCTTCCAGAAGCCGAACCCCTTCCCGAAGTCGATCTACGAGAACGTCTCCTATGGCCCGAGGATCCATGGTCTGGCACGCTCCAAATCCGATTTCGACCAGATCGTCGAACAGAGCCTGCAGAAGGCAGGCCTCTGGAACGAGGTGAAGGATCGTCTGCAGGAGCCGGGCACCGGTCTCTCGGGTGGTCAGCAGCAGCGTTTGTGCATCGCGCGCGCCGTTGCCGTCAGCCCGGAAGTCATCCTGATGGACGAACCCTGCTCGGCCCTGGACCCGATCGCGACCGCGAAGGTCGAGGAACTGATCCACGAATTGCGCGCCAACTTCACCATCGTCATCGTCACCCACTCGATGCAGCAGGCGGCACGTGTTTCGCAGCGCACCGCCATGTTCCATCTCGGCAATCTCGTCGAGGAAAACGACACCGACAAGATGTTCACCAATCCGGACGACCAGCGCACACAGGACTACATCATGGGCCGCTTCGGCTGA
- the phoU gene encoding phosphate signaling complex protein PhoU has product MSTQHIVSVYDEDLKYLNRRISEMGGLAEQMVAESVRALVNADLALAQKVISDDTILDEAERQIGEKAIVTIAKRQPMAADLREIMGSIRIAADLERVGDLGKNTAKRVIAVSSASLPRQLARGLEHLAELALMQLKEVLDVYASRSPEKANSIRERDNEIDAIYTSLFRELLTYMMEDPRNITPCTHLLFCAKNIERIGDHATNIAETIYYMATGAQPVGERPKDDTANTVGAIGN; this is encoded by the coding sequence ATGTCTACGCAACATATTGTTTCCGTCTATGACGAAGACCTCAAATACCTCAACCGGCGCATCTCCGAGATGGGCGGTCTTGCCGAGCAGATGGTCGCCGAATCCGTGCGCGCGCTGGTCAATGCCGACCTCGCGCTTGCTCAGAAGGTCATCTCCGACGATACCATCCTCGACGAGGCCGAGCGCCAGATCGGCGAAAAGGCGATCGTCACCATCGCCAAGCGCCAGCCGATGGCCGCCGACCTGCGCGAAATCATGGGTTCCATCCGTATTGCCGCAGATCTCGAGCGCGTCGGCGATCTCGGCAAGAACACGGCAAAGCGGGTGATCGCGGTTTCCAGCGCCAGCTTGCCGCGCCAGCTCGCCCGGGGCCTCGAGCACCTGGCCGAACTCGCGCTGATGCAGCTCAAGGAAGTGCTCGACGTCTATGCGTCGCGTTCGCCGGAAAAGGCCAACAGCATTCGCGAGAGGGACAACGAAATCGACGCGATTTACACGTCGCTGTTTCGCGAACTCTTGACCTACATGATGGAAGATCCGCGCAACATCACGCCGTGCACGCATCTTCTGTTCTGCGCCAAGAACATCGAGCGCATCGGCGACCATGCCACCAACATTGCCGAAACGATTTACTACATGGCGACCGGCGCCCAGCCGGTTGGTGAACGTCCGAAGGACGATACTGCCAACACCGTCGGCGCGATCGGCAATTGA
- the phoB gene encoding phosphate regulon transcriptional regulator PhoB: MLPRIAVVEDEEALSVLLRYNLEAEGFEVDTINRGDEAEIRLQERLPDLLILDWMLPGVSGIELCRRLRQRSETERLPIIMLTARGEESERVRGLATGADDYVVKPFSTPELMARVKAMLRRAKPEVLSTLLKCGDIELDRETHRVHRKTREVRLGPTEFRLLEFFMASPGRVFSRSQLLDGVWGHDIYVDERTVDVHVGRLRKALNFSNMQDVIRTVRGAGYSLES, encoded by the coding sequence ATGCTGCCAAGAATTGCCGTTGTCGAAGACGAGGAGGCGCTGAGCGTTCTCCTGCGTTACAATCTTGAGGCCGAAGGGTTTGAAGTTGATACGATCAACCGTGGCGATGAAGCGGAAATCCGCCTTCAGGAACGCCTGCCGGATCTCTTGATCCTCGATTGGATGCTGCCGGGTGTTTCCGGCATCGAGCTGTGCCGCCGGCTTCGCCAGCGCTCTGAGACCGAGCGCCTGCCGATCATCATGCTGACGGCGCGCGGCGAAGAGAGCGAACGGGTACGCGGTCTTGCCACCGGCGCCGACGATTATGTGGTCAAGCCGTTCTCGACCCCGGAGCTGATGGCACGCGTCAAGGCAATGCTGCGCCGCGCCAAACCGGAAGTGCTGTCGACGCTGCTGAAATGTGGCGATATCGAACTCGACCGCGAAACCCACCGCGTCCACCGCAAGACCCGCGAGGTCCGATTGGGCCCGACCGAATTCCGGCTGCTGGAATTCTTCATGGCCTCGCCCGGCCGGGTCTTTTCGCGCTCGCAGCTCTTGGATGGCGTCTGGGGTCACGACATCTACGTCGACGAGCGCACTGTCGACGTTCACGTCGGCCGCCTGCGCAAGGCACTGAACTTCTCCAACATGCAGGACGTGATCCGCACCGTGCGCGGCGCCGGATATTCACTGGAGAGCTGA